DNA from Asanoa sp. WMMD1127:
CTCGGCGACGGTCACGGTCGACTACGGCGCCGACGAGGTGCGCCTCACCGTGCACAATCCGATCGCCCCGCCCGGCCCGCTCGACCACCTCGGCGCCGGCGCCGGCCTGATCGGCATGCGCGAGCGCGCCGCCCTGCTGCGTGGCCGCCTGGACGCGGGCCCGGCGGGCGGAGCGCGGTGGCGGGTGCACGCGGCCCTACCGGTCGACGCGGGCGTTCTGGCGCTGCACGCCGACGCGGCCTGACGTCGCGGCCCGGGCGGCCAGCGGCACCACGGCCGCGGCCAGCAGGTAGCCGCCGAGCACGTCGGTCGGCCAGTGGGCCAGCAGGGCGACCCGGGTCCAGCCGATGAACAGGGCGAACGCGAGCGCCGCGAGGCAGGTGGCGAGGCGGGCGGCGGCGCCGGCGCGGGGCCAGACCAACAGCACCAGGGCCAGGGCGAACGCGGCCGCGTTGCTCGTGTGGCCGCTGGGGAAACCGGAGCTGGACACCGACACGAAGCCGTCGACCGGGCGCGGGTTGTGCAGCGCCCAGTGGAAAAGGCTCCACAGGATCGGCACGGTGGCCGTCACCAGGGCACAGAACACCGCCGCCGTGCGGTCGCGGCGGATCCAGAAGTGCAGGGTCGCGGCCACGCCGACGGCCACGTACGGAATGGTGGCGGCGAGCCCGGTCAGCGTGCGCAGCCAGTCGATCAGCTCCGGACGGACGGCGCCGAAGCCACGCAGGGACGCGCTCACCGACGCGTCCCACCGCATCATCGGCGCCCAGTCGGCGACGACCAGGCCCAGCAGCGCGCCGAAGGCGGCCAGCGCGACCAGGGGCAGGGCGGCCGACGGGCGCGCGAGCGAGCGGTGCATCCCGCCCAGCCTATGGTGTATCCCGTGGACGACCAGGCAGCCGACGGTCTCGCGGCGACGTTGCGCCGGATCGAGCGGTCGGCGGGCGCCCTCGCCACGGCCAGCGTCGCGCGGATGGACGAGAGCCTGGTGTGGTTCCGCCAACTGCCGGCCGACCAGCGCGCCTGGGTGATGCTGGTGGCCCAGGCCGGCGTGCGCTCGCTGGTCGAGTTCATGCGCCAGGGCCCGCAGAGCCGGCCCCGCGAGGTCTCCGACGAGGTGTTCGCGGCGGCGCCCCGGGCGCTGGCCCGCAGCATCAGCCTGCAGCAGACGGTCGCGCTGATCCAGGTGACCATCGACGTCGTCGAGGAGCGCGCCGCCCACCTGGCCGCGCCCGGCGAGGAGCGCGACCTGCGCGAAGAGGTGCTGCGCTTCTCCCGCGAGATCGCCTTCTCGGCGGCCCGGGTGTACGCGCGGGCCGCCGAGTCCCGCGGCTCCTGGGACGCCCGGTTGCAGGCGCTGCTCGTCGACGCGCTGCTCCGCGGTGACTCGACCGACACGCTGGCCAGCCGCGCGGCCGCCCTCGGCTGGGCCGACGCCCCGCCGGTCGCGGTGGCGGTCGGCCGCTCCCCCGGCGGCGAGGTGGCGCCGGTGCTCCACACGGTCTACCGGCAGGCGCGGCGGATCGGCGTCGAGGTGATCAGCGGGGTGCACGGCGACCGGCTCGTCGTGGTGCTCGGCGGCGCCGCGGACCCGCTCAACGCGACCGAGAAACTGCTCGACGGCTTCGGCACCGGGCCGGTGGTGGTCGGTCCGGCGGTGGCCAGCCTCGACGAGGCGACCGAGTCGGCCCGGGCGGCCCTGGCCGGCTTCCGGGCCGCACCCGCCTGGCCGGACGCGCCCCGGCCGGTCGCGGCGGCGGCGCTGCTGCCGGAGAGGGCCCTTGCGGGTGACGCCGCGGCCCGCCGGGCGCTGCGCCGCGACGTCTACGGCGCGCTGGTGCGGGCCGGCGGGGAGCTGATCGAGACGCTGGACGCGTTCTTCGCGGCCGGCGGCGTGCTGGAGAGCGCCGCCCGGGCGCTGTTCGTGCACCCCAACACGGTCCGTTACCGCCTGCGGCGGATCGGCGACGTCACCGGGTTCTCGCCGCTGTCGCCGCGAGACCTGTTCGCGCTGCGGATCGCGCTGACCGTCGGCCGCCTTGATCCACGCGGCTCGGCACCGGCCGGAGAAGCCTGAACGCTCGTTTGGGTTATATCCGGCTATACCGTACGTGATCGCCGCCACTCATTGTAGAAAACATACAAAACCAATAGTGTGGTTTGGTGCCTGCCGGCAACCACACAACCCACGAGTATCCCGCAGAGTCGTAAACGTGCTCGCCGTACTCTCGCCTGGCCAGGGCTCGCAAAAGCCCGGATTCCTCGCTCCGTGGCTCGAACTCCCCGGAGCCGAAGCCCGCCTCCGCTGGTGGTCGGCACTCTCCGGAGTCGATCTCGTGCACCTCGGCACGCAGGCCGGGGCCGACGAGATCAAGGACACGGCGCGCACCCAACCCCTGCTCGTCGCGGCGGCGCTGCTCGCCGCCGAGCGGCTGCCCCTGCACGACGTCTCGGTGGTCGCCGGGCACAGCGTCGGCGAGCTCGGCGCCGCGGCCATCGCCGGGGCGCTGACCCCCGAGACGGCCGTGACGCTGGCCGGCGTCCGCGGTCGCGAGATGGCGGCCGCCTGCGCGCTCGAGCCCACCGGCATGTCCGCCGTCCTCGGCGGCGAGGCCGACGAGGTGCTCGCCGCGATCGAGGCCCACGGCCTGCACCCCGCGAACCGCAACGGCGCGGGCCAGGTCGTGGCCGCCGGCGCGGTCGACGCGCTGGCCAAGCTCGGCGCCGAGCCGCCGGCCAAGGCGCGGGTCATCGCGCTGCAGGTCGCCGGCGCCTTCCACACCCCGTTCATGGCCCCCGCCGAACAGGCGCTGGCGGCCGTCGCGGCCGGCATCATCCCCGCCGACCCGACCCGGATCCTGCTGTCCAACCTCGACGGCGCCGCCGTGGCCCACGGCCGCGAGCTGCTGACGCGGCTGGTCCGCCAGGTCACCGCGCCGGTCCGCTGGGACCTGTGCATGCGCTCCATCGCCGACCTGGGCGTGACCGCCGTGA
Protein-coding regions in this window:
- a CDS encoding phosphatase PAP2 family protein, whose product is MHRSLARPSAALPLVALAAFGALLGLVVADWAPMMRWDASVSASLRGFGAVRPELIDWLRTLTGLAATIPYVAVGVAATLHFWIRRDRTAAVFCALVTATVPILWSLFHWALHNPRPVDGFVSVSSSGFPSGHTSNAAAFALALVLLVWPRAGAAARLATCLAALAFALFIGWTRVALLAHWPTDVLGGYLLAAAVVPLAARAATSGRVGVQRQNARVDR
- a CDS encoding helix-turn-helix domain-containing protein, which codes for MDDQAADGLAATLRRIERSAGALATASVARMDESLVWFRQLPADQRAWVMLVAQAGVRSLVEFMRQGPQSRPREVSDEVFAAAPRALARSISLQQTVALIQVTIDVVEERAAHLAAPGEERDLREEVLRFSREIAFSAARVYARAAESRGSWDARLQALLVDALLRGDSTDTLASRAAALGWADAPPVAVAVGRSPGGEVAPVLHTVYRQARRIGVEVISGVHGDRLVVVLGGAADPLNATEKLLDGFGTGPVVVGPAVASLDEATESARAALAGFRAAPAWPDAPRPVAAAALLPERALAGDAAARRALRRDVYGALVRAGGELIETLDAFFAAGGVLESAARALFVHPNTVRYRLRRIGDVTGFSPLSPRDLFALRIALTVGRLDPRGSAPAGEA
- a CDS encoding acyltransferase domain-containing protein, whose product is MLAVLSPGQGSQKPGFLAPWLELPGAEARLRWWSALSGVDLVHLGTQAGADEIKDTARTQPLLVAAALLAAERLPLHDVSVVAGHSVGELGAAAIAGALTPETAVTLAGVRGREMAAACALEPTGMSAVLGGEADEVLAAIEAHGLHPANRNGAGQVVAAGAVDALAKLGAEPPAKARVIALQVAGAFHTPFMAPAEQALAAVAAGIIPADPTRILLSNLDGAAVAHGRELLTRLVRQVTAPVRWDLCMRSIADLGVTAVIELPPAGTLAGLVKRELKANGIEIVTLNTPDDLPKARDLVARHGTAPSHEPSPAFRVVVAGTAGLFVPAEGLVEGDTVRTGQIIGHVSTRQGPVDVAAHGDGLLTEWLAHHDDPVAPGQPLARIGGHPA